The DNA sequence TGTGAGGCAGGGGCTGGAGAACTGGGATGGCTCAGAGGCCAGAGGTTGCCCAGCCCACACCTGAGCAACCAGGGCTCTCAGATCTGGAGAAAGCAGAGCTGGTGCTGggtcctcactctccctccccccgtgcccccctccccaggagaCTTTGCCTACAACATGGATCAGGACAACGCTCGTGTCGGCGACGAGTTCATGCGTCTCATCGAACCTGTGGCTGCCAGCCTCCCATACATGACGTGCCCTGGGAATCACGAGGAGCGCTAGTGAGGGCCAGGGGCTTCGGGGTGGGCGTGGGCCTGGCCCATGAGAACAGACAGGTCCTTGCTAGTGTCTCACCTTCGTCCCTCATGCTGCAGCAGCTCCTTTGTGGTCCTGAGAGGAGAGGcgggagggcctgggagccagaCTTGACCTCAGGGTCCTCAggagatgggtgggcagggcacccagaccctcccccgatccttttacttcctttttatcCAGCAACTTCTCTAACTACAAGGCTCGCTTCAGCATGCCCGGGAACAACGAGGGCCTGTGGTACAGGTAacctgtgggtggggtgggggtggggggcactgggGAACTGACCTCGCTGCCCTGAAGGATGGGAGATGTAGCTAGCACAGACCCTATCTCTGATCCCTGCCTTTTGACCCCTCAGCTGGGATCTGGGCCCTGCGCACATCATCTCCTTCTCCACCGAAGTATATTTCTACCTCCACTACGGCCGCCACCTGGTCGAGAGACAGTTTCACTGGCTGGAGAGAGACCTCCAGGTAACTGGGTGGAGGTCCCTGTCACCTCTTGgacccgcctcccctcccctcctactCCCACCTCCCACTCTGGCCCTTCTCTCTAGAAAGCCAATCAGAACCGGGCAGCCCGGCCGTGGATCATCACCATGGGTCACCGGCCCATGTACTGTTCCAATGCGGACGTGGATGACTGTACGTGGCACGAGAGCAAGGTGAGGACCGCTCCctgggcagggtgctgagagccaGGAGGGCGTCCGCCCAGATCATCCATCCCTCACTCTTGGCTCCTCCTGCCCAGGTTCGGAAAGGCCTCTTCGGCAAGTTATTTGGATTAGAGGATCTTTTCTACAAATACGGTAAGTGACTCGGCGGGTGGGAAGTGCTCCCCGGGGCCCCGGTCCCACCCTCCAACCTGGATGCAGGGGGCCTGACCCCTACTTGCTCTGTCTCAGGGGTCGACCTGCAGCTGTGGGCTCATGAGCACTCGTACGAACGACTGTGGCCAATTTACAACTACCAGGTGAGGTTCAGGGAGGGCCGAGGGCTGCTGTCAATGGGCCCTACTCAGACCCTCTGGTCTGGTCTGGTCTGACTCACCCCTCTCCCTTGTCCCCTTCTCCAGGTATTTAACGGCAGCCGAGAGATGCCCTACACCAACCCTCGAGGCCCTGTCCACATCATCACAGGATCTGCTGTGAGCAGGGCGGCAAAGGGTGCCTCTGGCTTCTCTCCTCTTGCTATTGGTGGAGGGTCGAACTTGTCCCAGCCAGGGTGCTGCGTGCTTCATACAGTCACTGTCACTGACTCAACCTAGCAACATGCCCACTGTACAGATGTGAAAACGGAGGCTCAGACAGTAAAATACTCGATGACAGTCACAAGTTCAATAGGTGGCAGGGGTCGGGCGCTTGCCCAGGTCGACTGGATGGATCCACAGGCAGAgggcttattattattactagaggcctggtgcacggattcgtgcacattgaaaggaaattgattagaagaaatattttagaggcaggggagggaccacaggagattggctggctgggagggaccgaaggagggctccagggtgtgtctggcccttctcgcccagtcccgatcggccagaccccagcagcaagctaacctaccaattggagcgtctgccccctggtggtcatgcacatcatagcgactggtcgaatggttgaatgaatggtcggatatttagcatattaggctttcattgtATAGGATTGTAATTGAACTCCAGACTTTATTCACATTCCACCCCTTTGTCACTAATGGCCTATTTCTGGTCCAGAATCCCACAGTGTATTTAGTTATCGTGTCTTCTTAGTCTCCTCCAATCTGTGACAGTCCctcagtctttctttttctttcatcattcACATATTTGCGGACCCTTGTGTTTTACAGAATGCCCTCAATTGGGGCTTATTTAACATTTTCTCGTGCTGAGATTCAGGTATGCATTTTGGGCAAGACAATCACAGAGGTGCTGTCCTGTCCTCTCCGCGCATCAGACCAGGGAGTATGGGatgtcaatgtgtctctcccctgGAGGGGTGTCTCTGAATCACCAGCTTAAGGAGGCGTCTGCCAGGTTCTCCACCGTAAAGTTATTATACCTCCCTTTTAAACTAACAGACATCTTGGGGGAGATCCCTTTAGACCGTGCAAATGTCCTGTTTCTCCTCAAACTTCCATGTCTACAGGGGTATAGATGCACAAATTTCCGACTGTCAGTGGGGTCTGCCTGCAACAATTACCGCTGTGGTGTTCTCCTGGGCTCTCCCagttccctccttccttctgggtTTATTATAATCCTCTTGTGAGGAAGAGCTGTCCCTCGGCCTCACTCATTTGGTTAGTGAGCGATTGATTTATACCGAAGTGGACTCATGGGTAATTACTTTATTCTGTGGGCTGTGAGCCGATGCTATTGACTGTGTTGCTGCTCAGGTTGCCCCAGCTCTGGCCACTGGGAACTCTTCCGGGTCAGCCCCCTGCCCTTTCCACGTGAGCACTTCCTTTCTCTTCGGCACTGCAAGGGGCTCGGGATCATCTTGtggcttccctgcccccaccttggAACCAGTCACTTCTGCAAGGAGAGAGGctcatttcacttattttattttattattactttttcgtggcgaaaatgagatttttaacaACACTCTCGAGAGCGGGCGCCCATGGCACAGGAACACCGAGAGGCTCCTTTTAAAAGCTGATTCTGACAAATCAGTAAGAGCCTCTGGTGATAGCAATTCAAACAGAACAGCGGGCAGGAGGTGAACACCGGCCATCTACACCCCCTCTTGCTCCCGCTCTCGGCCGTTCCCTCTCTTGCTGGCATTTAGAATGTTCTCTGCACGGACAAGTGAGTAATTGTCTACCTAGAAACGTGTTACTGCGtcacccactttttaaaaacaacttggaTCACGCTTCCGACCTTTGCAGCCCTCAACCTTGGTGCCTGTTAGAATTACCTGGGAGGTTTTAAAGCTCTGATGCCTGGGCCCTACCCCAGACCAGACACCAGAACCTCCTAAGGATGGTCCTGGCGACGCACACCTGACTCCAGGAGCAGGAAACAATGCAATCCTCACCAGCGGCTCCTCAGGCCCATCGGGGATCGCTATCCCGATCTTTATCAGCACAGATTAGTTTTCCTCTCATTTAGAATTTTGAAATGATTTCACCTGTATAGGAAAGGtgcaaaaaataatacaaagactTTCCATATCCCCTTGACCAAGATTTCCCAAATGTGAGCATTGAACCATACTTGTTTCTAATCTCTCTGTatgtacacatgtgtatatatgcacatatatacatcttattattattttcagatcCAGTGAAGAATGAGTTTCAGAAATTAtgcctctgtccctccctgtcTGTCTTTCCTGAAAAACAAGAACATTATCTTATCTCTTATCATTACAGTGTAATAATCAAATTCAAGTAGTTAACCTTGATAATATACTATTACTATCTGATCCACGGATCTTATTCAGATTTAGCCATTTGCCCCATTCCTGTCCTTTAAATCAAAGCAAAGAATTTTGCTGGCCCAGGATCTAGTCTAAAATCACATGTTCTATTTCGGTGTCTTGTCTTTTTAGCTTCCTTTCATCGGAAACATTTCCCTACGCTGTCTTCATTTTTCGTGACCTTGAAAAATGTGGAGAGTATAGCAAAATCATTTTGTAGGATATACCTCAGTCTGGGTTTGTTTGATGTTTGTTCAGATAGATGGAGGTTAGTGCCTTTTTGATAAGAATACACAAAATTGATACCATGTTCTCAGGGCATCCTCTTAGGAGGCGCGTGGTATCTCTTTAACcgctttaagcctcagtttcccatcttgTAGATGTGGTAGGGAACGGTCTCATTACTGATGATGTTCACTCTGATCATTTCGTTAAGGTGGTGTCTGCTGGCCTCTCCACCATagttctccaccccccccccctcttttaaTTAACAAGTGTCTCCTGGAGAGATACTTTGAGGCTATGCAAATACCATGTTATACCTCAAACTTTCACCACTAGTTTTACCATCTAGTGATAATTCTTGCTTCAGTCAGTTATTATAAGGATGGCTGCAAATGGTAATTTTTTTGagctccctccctcacctggcATATTCTACTGTAAGAACGGGCACTCCCTTTTTGGTGAATTTAAAAAGCTTTCTTGGAGTGTCTACTGCTCAGTGAGGGTTGAGACCCTCCCATTTCTTCTGCTTTGCCATGGCATTTTCCCTTTAATGGTACATCCTGGCCCCTTTCTGTATCACCCTGCCTTGTAATGGTTGTGCTATAATGTGCTTAACTGACCCCACTGAGGGGCCCTCGGGTGGCTCCCAGCTCGGGGCTGTGACAGAAAATGCTGCAGTGGACAGCGTCGTATAGCCATGCACTCTCTAGAAGGCACAGGATGCCTGGCTGGGTCAAAACACTCACTTGTGAGCATTACTGACGTCAAGTTTTAACTGCCTTTTTCTCCCTTGGGGGGCAGCAGGGTCCTGGCCTGGCAGGTTGTTTCTACTCCTCCGCGGGTCCTCCGCCTGccccggccggcccggccccggtCTGAACAATTGTCCCTTGCAGGGCTGTGAGGAGCGGCTGACCCGCTTCACCCTCTTCCCGCGGCCTTGGAGCGCCGTGCGAGTGAAGGAGTACGGGTACACGCGGTTACACGTCCTCAATGGGACCCACGTCCACATCCAGCAGGTGTCCGATGACCAGGTCAGTGAGGGGTGCCCGAGCCACCATCCTGAGTAGCCAGGCGCAGCGTGCTCGGAGCTGAGAACTCTCGAGCCAGGAATCTTGGGTTCAGACCTTGCCTCTGCTGCTTACCAGCTAGCTGACCTCAAGGAACTTAACTTGGAGGCACAGTTTTCACATCTGCCAAATGGAGATGTTTAAGAGTTTCTACCTCATGGGATGATATGGGGGTAAGTGACCTattatatataaagtacttaaaaCAGCTTTTAAAACAGGGTAAATTCTATAGCTGTTTATCAACATGAagcagggaaagaaaaagacaggTGCTGGGAGGTGGGTAAGGGAAGCCAATACCATGTGAGTGTGGTCCAGATGGCTTAAGGTTAGATGACCCAAGTGATCATGCCCacgtttctttatttttgttattataattttaaaataatgataatcacTATGATTTGTTGTGTACCAGATGCTGGGCTCCACTCTGTATATTTAGTAGCACTTTAGTCACAACAATCCCGTGGGGGaggattttctttccatttcacagatgagagaactgaggcGCAGAGAGAGAAGTAATTTTCACCCAGCCGGAGGGTGGCAGAACTGGGATCTGACCCTAAAGACCATGCTCTTCTTATTTACACGTAACTACCATTTACTGAGTGGCACACACCCCAGGGCAGGCTGTTGTGCgtattactttttttctgtccTCCCTGGTTTATAGAACATGGAGGTTCGGCTCAGAGTCAGGTCATGTGCATAAGGCCACACACAGAGTGGCTGCGCTGGGATTAGAGCGAGGTTTGTCTGACTCCAGGGCTTGTGCTCTAACAGCAGTAACCTGCATTGACACAGCCCTTCCCAAATCTCACTTCGTTCCCACCACATCTACGAGGCAGATACCGTTGCTATCATCTTGCAGATaagggaaatggaggctcagagagatctagcaaattgcccaaggtcacacagcacatcGGAGGCAAAGCTGGCATTTGAACCCAGGCGCCCTGGCTCCAGAGTCTAGGCCTTCAGTCCTTATGTCATCTGTTTTTGTTACTTGCAGGATGGAAAGATTGTGGATGATGTGTGGGTGGTGAGACCCCTGCTCCACCGGATGATGTACCTCTAGGGATGGGGCGACTCCGAGCCTTGCGGCCTTGGCTTATGTAACCGGACACTACGCATGCCCGGCTGGGGAGTCAGGGCAGGCCTCGACTCCTCGGCCTTCCTGAGGGCCCATGTGGACGAATGCAGCCCTGAGGGGGCTGGGCAGCTCTCCCCTCCTGGAGAGGTGGGGGGGTCCCCAGCGGCTGTGTTCGAAGGGCAGTTgcggacacagacagacacagacgcACAGGTGGGTGGCACAGCCCTGCCCACGGCTGCATAGCACCGACTGGGTGGGTGCCCGCAGGGCCTCGGGAATAAAGAGGCTTATGGCTGTGGCTCCTTGGACTCTGCACGTCTGCTGGGGATGCCCGCCAGGGCGCACCTCTCCtgcctgcgggggtggggggggtgagggggagcgaGAGGCGTGGCCAGCCCCAAGTCTGAAAGGTGGGCGCGGCCATCAGGACACACACCACTCTCCAGCAGGTGGCGACggtgactccccccaccccacccccaggcctagCCCTCGGTGCACCCATCGCCAGAAAGTGCTAATGACTGTCTTTTTGTGCCACAGTTCCCCAGCCTGGCAATGGCTTCTCCTGGAAGCGAGAAGGGTTACCACTCCTGCCTTCCAGCTGGGGTGGCTGACAGCCTTAGGTGCTCACTGACCTGCTGTCTCCCTCCCCTTTGCCTCCTTCCCCcgtttccctccttcctttcatttattcgaccattatttattgagcacctgccatgtgccagaCTCTGTTCTCCGTCCTGGGGAGACAGCCACGAACAGGACAGAGGTCTCTGCCCCAGTGACATTCTCTCCGGTGAAAGACGGCAAACccaataaataactaaaatatataatggTGTAATATATTAGTGATAAGTGCTCAGAAACAGcagggaagagggatggagagtagggggggagggagtgtgaggAGGAGCCACCTGAGGAACCACAGGG is a window from the Eptesicus fuscus isolate TK198812 chromosome 21, DD_ASM_mEF_20220401, whole genome shotgun sequence genome containing:
- the ACP7 gene encoding acid phosphatase type 7 isoform X2 codes for the protein MCPSLPCWSCCCLLLWFALGVQGVPKDPSAAPEQVHLSYPGEPGSMTVTWTTWVPTHSEVQFGLQLSGPLPFRAQGSVSPFVDGGFLRRKLYIHRVTLQGLLPGVQYVYRCGSSQGWSRRFRFRALKNGPHWSPLLAVFGDMGADNPRALPRLRRDTQQGMYDAVLHVGDFAYNMDQDNARVGDEFMRLIEPVAASLPYMTCPGNHEERYNFSNYKARFSMPGNNEGLWYSWDLGPAHIISFSTEVYFYLHYGRHLVERQFHWLERDLQKANQNRAARPWIITMGHRPMYCSNADVDDCTWHESKVRKGLFGKLFGLEDLFYKYGVDLQLWAHEHSYERLWPIYNYQVFNGSREMPYTNPRGPVHIITGSAVSRAAKGL
- the ACP7 gene encoding acid phosphatase type 7 isoform X1, which translates into the protein MCPSLPCWSCCCLLLWFALGVQGVPKDPSAAPEQVHLSYPGEPGSMTVTWTTWVPTHSEVQFGLQLSGPLPFRAQGSVSPFVDGGFLRRKLYIHRVTLQGLLPGVQYVYRCGSSQGWSRRFRFRALKNGPHWSPLLAVFGDMGADNPRALPRLRRDTQQGMYDAVLHVGDFAYNMDQDNARVGDEFMRLIEPVAASLPYMTCPGNHEERYNFSNYKARFSMPGNNEGLWYSWDLGPAHIISFSTEVYFYLHYGRHLVERQFHWLERDLQKANQNRAARPWIITMGHRPMYCSNADVDDCTWHESKVRKGLFGKLFGLEDLFYKYGVDLQLWAHEHSYERLWPIYNYQVFNGSREMPYTNPRGPVHIITGSAGCEERLTRFTLFPRPWSAVRVKEYGYTRLHVLNGTHVHIQQVSDDQDGKIVDDVWVVRPLLHRMMYL